ACATCAAGACGTACGGGCGCTACGCCTACGTCGTGACCGAGGCCTACGGGCCGAGCGAGGGCCTCCAGATCCTCGACCTCAGCGGGCTCCCGGAGCGCGTCGAGGAGGTCGCCGTCGTCCGCGGCCCCGACGACGCGTTCGTCTCGTCGCACAACCTGTCGATCGACACGGCCACGGGCCACGCCTACGTGCTCGACTCCGACGGCGAGTCGGTCTACGTCCTCAGCCTGGCGGACCCCGTCGCTCCCGAGGTCGTCGCCCGGCTCGACGTCGGCGACGTCCACGACGTGTACGCCCACGAAGACCGGGCCTACGTCGCCGAGGGGCGGAACCCGACGTACTCGATCTGGGACCTGAGTGACAAGAGCGCGCCCCAGCTGGTCAGCCGCGTGACGGTCCCGAACGCCGGCTACGTCCACAACATCTGGCCGACCGACGACGGCCGGCACGTCCTCACGACGGAGGAGACGGCCGAGAAGACGGTCAAGGTGTGGAACGTGGAGGCCCCCGAGAACCCGGAGCTCGTGGGCGAGTGGCTCGGGGCGAACCGGATCGCCCACAACGTGCTCGTCCGCGGGCGCTACGCGTTCCTGTCGCACTACTCGGCCGGCGTCTACGTGCTGGATCTGGCCGACCTCGCGAACCCGGCCGTCGTCGCCCACCACGACACGTACCCGAAGAACGACGACGTGGCGATGGACGGCAACTGGGGCGCGACGCTGCCGTCGCCGGGCGGCTACGTCTACGGCAGCGACGGGACCGGCCAGCTCACCGTCCTCCGCTGGACGCCGCCAGCGGACTCGTAGGGGAAAGGCGAGGGGGACGAGGCAAGAGGCAGGGAGCCTCGGCCCGGCCTCCTCCGCCGCGGCGCCGAGGCGAGCAGGGAGGGCTTGTCATCCCGAACGCAGTGAAGGATCTCGCGCCGGCCGCCGTGGCGCTCCGAGGAGCGTGGCGGTCGCGTTCGATGAGATCCTTCGCATTCGCTCAGGATGAACGCATTCCTTGAGGGGACCGAATCTGGCTGGGCCCTCTCGGACCGTCGGCTTCGCCACGAGAGCCGCCGAGGCGGGCAGGGTCAGGAGAACCCGTGCCGCCAGCGGTGGCGTACCCCGCGGCCCCGGCCGTCCCCCCATGCCCCTCGCCCGCTCGAGCCGACGCTACCTGCTCCGGCACCCGCTGCTGACGGCGCTGTCCGTCCTCGGCGTGGCGCTCGGTGTGGCCGTGAGCGTGGCCGTCGACCTCGCCAACACGAGCGCGCTGCGAGCCTTCGAGCTGTCGGGCGAGGCCGTGACCGGGACGGCGACGCACCAGGTCGTCGGCGGGCCGGGCGGCGTGGACGGGGCGCTCGTGGCGCGGCTCGTGACCGAGGCCGGCGTGGCGCAGGTCGCGCCGGTCGTCGAGGGCGCCGCGCGCGTGGCCCGCCAGCCAGAGCGTGTCGTGTCGGTGCTGGGCGTCGACCCGTTCGCCGAGGCCGCGTTCCGGCCGTTCGTCGGCGGGCCGGGCAGCGGCCTCGACGCCGGCACGTTCCTGACCGTCCCCGGCGCCGTGCTCCTCTCCGAGGCGACGGCCGCCGAGCTCGGCGTCGCCGTCGGCGACACGCTGGGGCTCGCCGTCGACGGCCGCCCCGAGGTCGCCCACGTCGTCGGCCTCCTCCAGCCCGACGACGACCGCTCCGAGAGCGCGCTCCAGAACCTCCTTGTCGCCGA
This sequence is a window from Rubrivirga marina. Protein-coding genes within it:
- a CDS encoding choice-of-anchor B family protein, with amino-acid sequence MIRLFAAVLLLTASVSAQTLELIGTVDLPAIVTDSLETGGSDVWGYVAPDGAEYAIMGDIEGVSVVAVPSLEVVARVPGPTNDARWYWRDIKTYGRYAYVVTEAYGPSEGLQILDLSGLPERVEEVAVVRGPDDAFVSSHNLSIDTATGHAYVLDSDGESVYVLSLADPVAPEVVARLDVGDVHDVYAHEDRAYVAEGRNPTYSIWDLSDKSAPQLVSRVTVPNAGYVHNIWPTDDGRHVLTTEETAEKTVKVWNVEAPENPELVGEWLGANRIAHNVLVRGRYAFLSHYSAGVYVLDLADLANPAVVAHHDTYPKNDDVAMDGNWGATLPSPGGYVYGSDGTGQLTVLRWTPPADS